Part of the Desulfomicrobium macestii genome is shown below.
TGTGGCTCGACGGCCTGGGCCCGAAGCTGGTCGGCATGGACATGTGCGAACTCGCGCCCATCCACGGCTCCCAGGCTTCGGAAACGGCCGCTGTCAAACTCATCCAGCGCATCCTGACCGCCTGGCTCGGACTCGCCTAGACATGAACAGCATGGGCGATGTGCTGACCCTCACGATCGAAAAAATCCTCTGGCGCGGACGTGGTCTGGCCCGCCTGGACTCCGGACAGGTGGTCATGATCGAACCCGGCGTGCTCCCGGAAGAGGTCGTGAGCGTGCGCGTGACCAAGGCCGCAAAGGACTTCCTGCAGGCCGAGGCCGTGAGAATCCTGACCCCTTCGCCGCTGCGCGGAGTTCATCCCTGTCCTCACGCAGCGGATTGCGGGGGGTCGCGCTTCGGCATGGTCGCCCCGGAAACGGGCACACAGCTTAAAGCGGACATCCTGCGCGACGCCCTGCCCCGCGCCCTTGGCCGGGATCATGGCCTGCACATCCCCGAGCTTCGCGTCGTGCCCAGTCCGAAAGGCTGGCGCTACCGCCTGCGCGGCCAGATCCATGTCCGCTCGGGCCGTCCCCACGCCATGGGCCACGCCAGCAACGACCTCGTACCCCTGACCGACTGCCTGCTCCTGTGCGAGCCGCTGGCCAAGGCCATGCCCGACCTTGCGAAAACCCTGCCTGACGGCCGCTTCACCATCGCGGCCAGCCCGGACACAGGGCAGACCGCGACGGAACAGGGCGACGTGCTGCTGCCCTTCTCCTTTCCCGAGTTCGGCCTGACCCTGCAACTGCCGCCCGGCACGTTCTTCCAGGCCAACTGGGCGCTGAACCAGCACCTGGTGCGCAGCACCGTGGACGCTCTGGACGGCTTCGAACGCATCGCCGACCTCTTCTGCGGAGCGGGAAACTTCGCCCTGCCACTGGCCAGTCGCGGCAAGACCGTGCTGGCCGTGGAAGGCTCCCTCCCGGCCGTCACCACCGGCACGCGCAACGCCAAGCGCCTGAACCTTGACTCGGTCACCTTCCGCGACGCGAACCTGGCGCGGCCCGCCGCCTGGAAGATGGTCGGCGACTTCGCCCCCCGCGCCGCCATCCTGGATCCGCCCCGCACCGGAGCCAAGGGCATCGGCAGCACCCTCCTCGGCATGCCGAGCCTTGAACGCCTGGCCTGGGTCTCCTGCGACGTGGTCAACACCATCCGCGACGCAAAACCGCTGCTTGCGGCCGGATGGCGCATATCCTCCCTGACCCTCTTCGACATGTTCCCCGGCACCTGGCACATGGAAGTGCTCATGATCCTGGAGCGCCCCTGAAATCCTCGCGCCGTCCCCGACCTGCGAGACTTGCGCCAATACGCGGAGAACTGTAGGACATCCCTCACAATTCACAGCCGACGGGGGGCACATGATTGAAGAGGGGATAAACAGGCTCTGGCTCAAACACTACGATCAGGAAGTCAGTCCGAACCTGGACTATGAAACCGTTCCGCTTTTTGAAATCCTGGAGCATGCGGCGGCCAGCTACCCGGACCGCCAAGCCATCGTTTTCAACAACTGGAGCGTGAGCTACAAAAAGCTCAAGCGCCTCGTGGATCTTGCCGCCGCCAACCTGAAGAAGGCCGGGGTCAAGCCCGGTGAACGGGTGGCCATCATGCTGCCCAACTGCCCGCAGACGGTCATCAGCTACTGGGCCTGCCTCAAGATCGGGGCCGTGGTGGTCATGACCAACCCGCTCTACATGGAAAAGGAGCTGCTCCACCACTTCAACGATTCCGAAGCCAAGACACTCATCACCCTGAACCTGCTCTGGAAACGCGTGGACGCCCTGCGCTCAAGGCTGCATCTGCGACGCATCTTCGTGACTTCCATCGCCGACTGCCTGAATTTTCCACTGAACACGCTCTACACCTTCAAGTCCAAACGCGAATACAAGCTCGGACCCATCCCCTACGACAATTCGCACGTGCTGCCCTGGAAAGGCCTGCTGAAAAGGGCCACCATCGAAGCGCCGCATCCGGTCGATCCGGTCACGGACCTGGCCGCGCTGCAGTACACGGGCGGCACCACGGGCGTGTCCAAGGGCGTCATGCTGACCCACGCCAACCTTGGCTACAACGCCCAGCAGGCCAGGGCCATCCTGCATAGCATCAAGGACTCGGGCGAAGTCATGCTCGGCCTTTTGCCCTTTTTCCACATCTACGGACTGACCGTCTGCGTCAATTTCGGCACCCTCATTGGCGCGACGCTGGTACCCATGGCCAAGTTCGTGCCTCTGGACGTGCTCAAGACCATCCATAAAAAAAGGCCGACCATCTTTCCCTGCGCGCCCTCGATCTTCATCGCGCTACTCCAGCAGAAGAACCTGCACAAATACGACCTGTCCTCGGTGCGCTATTGTATCTCCGGCTCCGCGCCCATGCCCGTGCCGGTCATGGAGAAATTCAACACCCTGAGCAACGGGGCCAACATCATCGAGGGCTTCGGTCTGACCGAAGCCTCGCCCATCACGCATCTGAACCCCCTGCGCGGCAACAGCAAGAACGGCTCCATCGGCCTGCCCTTTCCCGACACCGACGCCGCCATCGTGGACATGGAAGTGGGCTCCCTGCCCCTGCCCGTGGGCAAGATCGGCGAGCTCGTCATACGCGGCCCGCAGGTCATGCAGGGCTACTGGAAACGCCCCGACGAGACGGCCAGCGTGCTGCGCAACGGCTGGCTCTATACCGGCGACATCGCCTACATGGACGAGGAAGGCTATTTCTTCATCGTCGACCGCAAGAAGGATCTGATCATCACCGGCGGATACAACGTCTATCCGCGCGAGATCGACGAAGTCCTGCACGAGCACCCGGCCATCAAGGAGGCGGTCAGCGTCGGCATCACGCACAAGACCCGTGGCGAGATCATCAAGGCCTACATCGTGCTGCACGAAGGCCAGACCCTGACCAAGGCCGAAGTTGTCGCCTTCTGCAAGGAAAAACTGGCCAACTTCAAGGTCCCGAAACAGGTCGAATTCCGGGACGAGCTGCCCAAGAGCATTGTCGGCAAGGTTCTGCGCCGGGTCATCCGAGAAGAGGAGGACCGCAAGGCCCACGACCACTGCGAGTGCAACGGGGACAACGACGACATCGAAACAAACGGGGATGAAAAGAATCAATAGCGCCTCGGTCATGACTTTCTCGCGCCCTGTAAAGCATCGCCCTGCGGCTCTTGACACCCTTTGGCCCGGTACTTAATTTACGCTCTTCAAAGGGGAGTAGCTAGCGGTTCCCGGGCCATCCCGGCAGCCGCCCCGTGGTTCGTCAGTACGGCTTCAAGGCCCGGACCCGGGAATCCGACACAGTTCGAGATCAGCCAGACCTTTATCCACATGAACACGGGTAAAGGTCTTTTTCTTTACCCCGGATTTAAACGGAGAAAAAAAATGAACCTTCTCAAGACCACGTTTCTCTTGACCCTGCTGACGTTGCTGCTTGTCGCCATGGGCGGCGCCATCGGCGGCAAGTCCGGGATGATGATCGCCTTTCTCATTGCCGGCGGCATGAACTTCTTTGCCTACTGGAATTCGGACAAGATCGTCCTCAAGATTTACAAGGCCCGCGAAGTGACCCGTGCCGACAGCCCGGATTTCTACGGCATCGTGGAAAACCTGGCACGCAAGGCTGGCATGCCCATGCCCAAGGTCTACGTCATCCCCTCGGACAGCCCCAACGCCTTCGCTACCGGGCGCAATCCGCAAAATGCCGCCGTGGCCGCCACCACGGGCATCATGCGCATCCTCTCGCGCGAGGAGCTTGAAGGGGTCATGGCCCATGAACTGACTCACGTCATGAACCGCGACACCCTCATCGCGACCATCGCTGCGACCATCGCCGGAGCCATCTCCATGCTCGGCAGCATGCTCCAGTGGGCGGCCATCTTCGGCATGGGCCGCAGCGACGACGAGGAAGGCGGCGGCAGCGTGCTCGGCAGCCTGGCCATGGCCATCATCGCCCCCATCGCGGCCATGCTCATCCAGATGGCCGTGTCACGCTCGCGTGAATTCATGGCCGACGAGGGCGGCGCGAAAATGTGCGGCAATCCCAAGGCCCTGGCCCGCGCGCTCGTGAAGCTGCAGCAGGCCGCATCCGGCGCGCCCATGCAGGAAGCCACCCAGGCCACCTCGCACATGTTCATCGTCAATCCGCTCAGCGCGTCAAAGATGGCCAGCCTCTTTTCCACCCACCCCGCGACCGAGGACCGGGTGGCGCGCCTCATGGCCATGTAGGCCCGCGTTCATATCTCAAAAAAAAAGAGCCCTCTCCACGGCATGCGGAGAAGGCTCTTTTTTTGTTTCGTCCCGGACTAGCGCGCCGAAAACCGGGGCTGCCCGTACCAGGCACGGGCCCACTGCCCGGAATTGTCCGTATCGGTCATGATGGCCACGGCGTCGATTTCTTCGATATCCTCGCCGAAAGCCAGTTTCCAATCGTCGCGGATGTTGCGTTTCTCGGTCATCATTCCGCCCAGAGCGCTTTCGCCGCTGCGCACCGCGATCATGTGCGCGTTCGAGGTGAAGGCGTTGGGCCACATGCTGCCCCTGGGCTCGGTGCTGGACCAGACGTAGGTCAGCGCCTTTGTTTTCCAGAAGGCAAGGCCCCCCTTGGCCACCACGTAGATTCTGGCCGGATAGTCATCGCCGTCTTTCTCGCGCTCGTTGATGCCCGGAAGTACGTTGTCCACCTTCCAGGACCAGTTCAGCCACGGCGTAGCGCGAAGATCGACGGACTGCTCGAAAAAAAGCCCCGAGGCCGTGCCGTTGCTCTCGGCCAGCAGCAGCTTCTCCTTTTGCAGCGGCGTGTAGACGGTGCGCCCCGCGAATTCCTTCTCCTTCCAGCCCGGATGTCCCGGCGCATACAGGGCAGGCAGGTCGCCCGCAAAGGCCACGCAAGCCCAGGCAAGGATCATTGCCCCGAGCAAGAGCCGCGTCCATGGAACTATTCCTGCACTCTGCAAGGCAGGCGGGAAAAATCTGCCTGATCGGTCACGCATTCTTTCAGTCCCGGAGGCATTCATGGGTATCTCCTCTTCCCTTTATATCGGCACCACGGGGATCATGGCCCAGCAGAAGAACATGGCTGTCATTTCCGACAACATAGCCAACGTGAACACGGTTGGTTTCAAATCTTCGCACATGATCTTCAACACCCTCATGAGCAAGCAGATGGGCTCGGCCAGCGTCGGCAATCA
Proteins encoded:
- a CDS encoding long-chain-fatty-acid--CoA ligase; translation: MIEEGINRLWLKHYDQEVSPNLDYETVPLFEILEHAAASYPDRQAIVFNNWSVSYKKLKRLVDLAAANLKKAGVKPGERVAIMLPNCPQTVISYWACLKIGAVVVMTNPLYMEKELLHHFNDSEAKTLITLNLLWKRVDALRSRLHLRRIFVTSIADCLNFPLNTLYTFKSKREYKLGPIPYDNSHVLPWKGLLKRATIEAPHPVDPVTDLAALQYTGGTTGVSKGVMLTHANLGYNAQQARAILHSIKDSGEVMLGLLPFFHIYGLTVCVNFGTLIGATLVPMAKFVPLDVLKTIHKKRPTIFPCAPSIFIALLQQKNLHKYDLSSVRYCISGSAPMPVPVMEKFNTLSNGANIIEGFGLTEASPITHLNPLRGNSKNGSIGLPFPDTDAAIVDMEVGSLPLPVGKIGELVIRGPQVMQGYWKRPDETASVLRNGWLYTGDIAYMDEEGYFFIVDRKKDLIITGGYNVYPREIDEVLHEHPAIKEAVSVGITHKTRGEIIKAYIVLHEGQTLTKAEVVAFCKEKLANFKVPKQVEFRDELPKSIVGKVLRRVIREEEDRKAHDHCECNGDNDDIETNGDEKNQ
- the htpX gene encoding zinc metalloprotease HtpX; its protein translation is MNLLKTTFLLTLLTLLLVAMGGAIGGKSGMMIAFLIAGGMNFFAYWNSDKIVLKIYKAREVTRADSPDFYGIVENLARKAGMPMPKVYVIPSDSPNAFATGRNPQNAAVAATTGIMRILSREELEGVMAHELTHVMNRDTLIATIAATIAGAISMLGSMLQWAAIFGMGRSDDEEGGGSVLGSLAMAIIAPIAAMLIQMAVSRSREFMADEGGAKMCGNPKALARALVKLQQAASGAPMQEATQATSHMFIVNPLSASKMASLFSTHPATEDRVARLMAM
- a CDS encoding class I SAM-dependent RNA methyltransferase produces the protein MNSMGDVLTLTIEKILWRGRGLARLDSGQVVMIEPGVLPEEVVSVRVTKAAKDFLQAEAVRILTPSPLRGVHPCPHAADCGGSRFGMVAPETGTQLKADILRDALPRALGRDHGLHIPELRVVPSPKGWRYRLRGQIHVRSGRPHAMGHASNDLVPLTDCLLLCEPLAKAMPDLAKTLPDGRFTIAASPDTGQTATEQGDVLLPFSFPEFGLTLQLPPGTFFQANWALNQHLVRSTVDALDGFERIADLFCGAGNFALPLASRGKTVLAVEGSLPAVTTGTRNAKRLNLDSVTFRDANLARPAAWKMVGDFAPRAAILDPPRTGAKGIGSTLLGMPSLERLAWVSCDVVNTIRDAKPLLAAGWRISSLTLFDMFPGTWHMEVLMILERP
- a CDS encoding DUF3047 domain-containing protein, which gives rise to MLGAMILAWACVAFAGDLPALYAPGHPGWKEKEFAGRTVYTPLQKEKLLLAESNGTASGLFFEQSVDLRATPWLNWSWKVDNVLPGINEREKDGDDYPARIYVVAKGGLAFWKTKALTYVWSSTEPRGSMWPNAFTSNAHMIAVRSGESALGGMMTEKRNIRDDWKLAFGEDIEEIDAVAIMTDTDNSGQWARAWYGQPRFSAR